A stretch of the Vitis riparia cultivar Riparia Gloire de Montpellier isolate 1030 chromosome 13, EGFV_Vit.rip_1.0, whole genome shotgun sequence genome encodes the following:
- the LOC117929005 gene encoding (-)-alpha-terpineol synthase-like, with the protein MALLTLSSNPFFTFTRLQPASRFCLGKSHGVCISGPVQCTGGAKTSSQTAVIVRRTASYQPSIWDHDYIQSLTSDYVGETYTRQLEKLKGDVKIMLGQVGEPLHQLELIDTLQRLGIHYHFGEEIKRILHSIYNNYNRNDTWKNGDLYATALEFRLLRQHGYHVPQDVFHIFINKMGTVKPWLNEDIKGILCLYEASYLSVEGENILEEARDFTRNFLEEYLERTVDQNDLTAIINHAMELPLHWRMLRLEARWFIDVYERSQRMNPILLELAKLDYNMVQATYQEDLKHASMWWRSTRLPEKLSFARDRLMENFFWAVGFIFEPQFGYCRRMLTKLISLITTIDDVYDVYGTLDELELFTDAVDRWDTNAMEQLPQYMKICFLALYNFTNETAYDVLKEHDLNIISYLRKAWADLSKSHLVEAKWYHEGYMPSLQEYINNALISVSGPLTLVHAYFFITNPMTEEALGGLERFRDIIRWSSTIFRLSDDLGTSSDELKRGDVPKSIQCYMYETSASEDDARKYIGFLIDETWKKMNEERNLNSPFSQTFIGMAMDIPRMSQCIYLYRDGYGVQDCETKDHVKTLFIEPISLV; encoded by the exons ATGGCTCTTCTGACGCTTTCTTCAAACCCTTTTTTCACTTTTACAAGACTGCAACCTGCAAGCCGCTTCTGCCTCGGAAAATCGCACGGCGTTTGCATTTCTGGTCCAGTCCAATGCACGGGTGGGGCTAAAACTAGTAGCCAAACTGCTGTGATTGTGAGGCGAACCGCAAGCTACCAACCTTCAATTTGGGACCATGATTATATCCAGTCACTAACGAGTGATTATGTG GGAGAAACATATACAAGACAATTGGAGAAGCTTAAGGGAGATGTAAAGATAATGCTTGGCCAAGTCGGGGAACCTTTGCATCAACTGGAGCTAATTGATACCTTGCAAAGGCTTGGAATACATTATCACTTTGGGGAAGAAATAAAGAGAATATTGCATAGCATATACAACAACTACAATAGGAATGATACATGGAAAAATGGAGATTTATATGCCACAGCTCTTGAATTTAGACTCCTAAGACAGCATGGCTACCATGTTCCTCAAG atgttttccatattttcataaacaaGATGGGGACTGTTAAGCCATGGCTTAATGAAGATATCAAGGGAATTCTATGCTTGTATGAAGCTTCATACCTTTCCGTAGAAGGTGAAAATATCCTAGAAGAGGCTAGAGATTTCACAAGAAATTTTCTTGAAGAATACCTTGAGCGGACTGTAGATCAAAATGATCTTACTGCGATAATAAACCATGCCATGGAGCTTCCGCTGCACTGGAGAATGCTAAGGCTAGAGGCAAGATGGTTCATAGATGTATATGAGAGAAGCCAGCGCATGAATCCCATTTTACTTGAGCTTGCTAAACTGGATTACAATATGGTGCAAGCAACATACCAGGAGGATCTAAAACATGCATCAAT GTGGTGGAGGAGCACACGCCTCCCAGAAAAATTGAGCTTTGCTAGGGACAGATTGATGGAGAATTTCTTTTGGGCTGTGGGATTTATATTTGAACCTCAGTTTGGATATTGCAGGAGAATGTTGACAAAACTCATTTCGCTGATAACAACAATTGATGATGTTTATGATGTTTATGGGACGTTGGATGAACTTGAGCTCTTTACAGATGCTGTTGACAG ATGGGATACCAATGCAATGGAGCAACTTCCACAATACATGAAGATCTGTTTCCTTGCTCTCTACAACTTCACTAATGAAACCGCTTATGATGTTCTTAAAGAACACGATCTCAACATCATTTCATATCTCAGAAAAGCG TGGGCAGATTTAAGTAAATCCCACTTAGTGGAGGCGAAATGGTACCACGAAGGTTATATGCCATCTCTACAGGAGTATATCAACAATGCCTTGATTTCAGTGTCGGGTCCACTAACACTAGTTCATGCCTATTTTTTCATCACAAATCCAATGACGGAGGAGGCCTTGGGAGGCTTAGAGAGATTCCGCGATATAATCCGTTGGTCATCAACTATTTTCCGTCTTTCAGATGATCTTGGGACATCATCT gaTGAGTTAAAAAGAGGAGATGTTCCTAAATCCATACAATGTTACATGTATGAAACTAGTGCTTCTGAAGACGATGCCCGCAAATACATAGGCTTCTTGATTGATGAAACATGGAAGAAGATGAATGAAGAGCGAAATCTGAATTCTCCCTTCTCCCAAACTTTTATTGGAATGGCAATGGACATTCCTAGGATGTCTCAATGCATATATCTGTATCGGGACGGGTATGGTGTTCAAGACTGTGAGACTAAGGATCACGTAAAGACATTATTCATTGAGCCTATTTCCCTTGTATAG